One Atribacterota bacterium genomic window, AAAATTTTTTTAGAAGGGAAGGAAATAGAACTTTCCTCGCCTCTTGAGGCTGTTCATTCGGGTGTCGGGTATATCCCTGAAGATCGGCGGCAAGGCTTAATTTACGAAATGCCAGTTTTTTCAAATATCACTTTGGCGGTTCTGGAAGAAGTTTCCAGAAGAGGTATTCTAAAATTGGAAGAGGAGTTTCGTTTGGCTAGAAAATTTGTCCAGGATCTGCGGATTAAGACCCCTAATATTTTCCGAGAAGTTCTCTTTTTGAGTGGAGGCAATCAGCAAAAGGTGCTTTTAGCCAGGTGGTTGGCAAGAAACCCTAAGATTCTCATTATGGATGAACCTACGAGAGGCATCGATGTTGGAGCCAAGTTCGAAATTCGAGAGTTGACCAGGTCTCTGGCTCGTGGAGGTTTGGGAATTATTTATATTACCTCTGAGGCCCATGAAGCCCTTGATTTTTCGAGCCGAATTGCAGTAATGCGCAATGGGAGAATTGTAGCAATGTTTGAGAACCCTTCTCGAATTACAAAATCGGACTTAATTGCTGCTGCAAGTGGTGCACTGGAGAGAGAGGTGGTCTGGAGTGGTCAAAGATAAGGAAGCCACTGGTTCCACAATTTTTCTTCCTTCTTTGCGAAGCTTGATTCTAAGGGGTGGATCTCTGGTAGGGGTCGTGGCCTTGAGTATAGCCTTTGCCAGTTTTACTCCTCATTTTATGACGCTGGGTAACTGGCTCAATATTCTCCGACTGGTCTCGGTGGTTATGGTCCTGGCCTCGGCTCAGACTATGGTCATTATTGCAGGTGGTATCGACCTTTCAGTAGGGTCGTTATTGGCTATTGGAGGGTGTCTTGCGGCAGTGGCGATGAGTTACTGGGGATGGGGATTTGTGCTTGGGTCGCTTCTTGGTATTGCGGTAGCAACGCTGGCTGGTCTAGGTAATGGAGTGGTCGTGGCTAAGGGAAAAATCCCTGACTTCATTGCTACTTTGGGCATGTTGGGTGCTTTACGAGGTGTTTCTCTGCTCATTACTGGTGGTCTGCCGGTCCCGTCTCATTTCACGGCGACCAAACTTGCTGGATATTTGCCTCAGGTTCTGGTCTTTTTGGGTAGTGGTGATTTCTGGGTTGTTCCGGTGCCGGCTGCCATCGGTATGGGCATGGTTATTGTTACCTGGTTTATTCTCTCTCGCACCACCTTTGGTCGATCCCTTTATGCTGTAGGGGGTAATAGGGAAGCGGCCAGGGCTTCGGGTATCGATGTGGATCGGATAAAATTTATTGTTTATGGATTGGCGGGGTTGTATTGTGGGGTTGGCGGACTGGTACTTGTGGGCAGGATGAATTCTGCCAATGCCCTGATGGCCGAGGGAATTGAGCTCCAGACCATTGCTGCAGTGGTTATTGGAGGAACCAACCTTTCTGGAGGAAAGGGTTCGGTTTTTGGGACTCTGATTGGGGCCATTTTGATGGGTGTTCTGAGTAATGGCCTTAACTTACTTAATGTCCAGCCCTTCTGGCAAAGAGTGGTGAATGGGTTACTCATTATTGTCGTGGTCGTGTTTGACCAGTGGCGCAGAAGATTGGAAAAGTAAAGTCGGAGAAAGGGGTGGGGTAGGTGGAGAAAGTCAACTTTGTTCTGGTTGGAGCAGGTCGAGCAGGAATGGTTCACGCTCGAAATCTCGTCCACTATATTCCCGAGGCGAATCTCTGTGCTTTGGTGGATGTAAATCTGGAACAGGCTCAGAAGTCGGCTGAAGAAGTGGGCGTTGCGAAATATTACACCAGCTTTGAAGAAGCTCTGGAGAAAGAGCGTTTTGAAGCCGTGTGTATTGCTTCGCTGACTTTTACTCATCGAGAGATTATTGAAAAAGCTGCTTTAGCTCGGAAACACATCTTTTGTGAAAAACCTCTGGCACAGACGAAAAAAGAGGCTGAGAAAATCAAGGAAGTGGTAAGAGAAGCCGGAATAAAATTCCAGATTGGATTTATGCGTCGATACGATCCTGAAATCCGAAAAGCCTGGGAAATGGTCAGAGAAGGAAAAATTGGAGAGCTGGTTCTTATTAAATCGACTGGAAGGGGACCAGGGTTACCCCCTGCCTGGATCTGGGATAGGAGTAAAAGTGGTGGCATGCTCGCTGAGGTTTCCTCACATGATGTCGATTCGATGCTCTGGTTTGCAGGGAAAAAGCCTGGCACTATCTTTCTCATGGCAGGGAATTTTAAAGGTCAGGAAGCGCGAGAGAAATTTCCTGATTTTTATGACCACTACGTGCTGACGGTGAACTTTCAGAATGGTCCGATGGGGGTTGTTGACGGAGGATGTCCGGTGGGATATGCGTATGATGCTCGCATGGAGATCCTGGGTACCGAGGGAATGATCCGGGTTGGTGAAACGGATATTCCTGGTCTTGCATGGTATACGCTGGAAAAGAAGGCGATCAAAGAAACTCATTCGAGTTGGCGCAATCGGTTCAAAGAAGGATACCTTGAGGAGATGAAATCTTTCATTCGATGCATTATCAAAAACGAAAGACCTTCGCCATCGCTTGAAGACGGCTTGCGGGTGGTGGAGGTGATAGAAACTGCCCATCAGTCGCTGGAGATGGAAAGACCTGTTCTTTTTGAAGGGGAGTGGTAATTTTGCCGTACTTCATTGGGTGTGATCTGGGCACCACAGCGACCAAAACCGGTCTTTTTGATGCTGAGGGAAAATTGTTAGCTCTGGCGCGGCGAAGTTCGAACCTTATTTATGGTAAAGACGGAAGTGTCATTCAGGATCCCTATGAAATGCTTGACTCGGTTGTTGAGACTGTCCAGGAAGTGATGGAAAAGAGCAAGGTTCCTCTGCGGGAAGTAGGAGCCATGGCGCTTGATGGACAGATGGCAGGAATTATGGGAGTCGACGAGGATGGAGAACCGGCTACACCGTACGATTCTTGGCTTGATGTTCGCTCAACGCCGTATGCTCTGCTGATGAAGAAAAAAGGCGAGGACCTCGTTGCTACCCGTTCTGGAATGGCTCCCAGCATT contains:
- a CDS encoding ATP-binding cassette domain-containing protein, giving the protein KIFLEGKEIELSSPLEAVHSGVGYIPEDRRQGLIYEMPVFSNITLAVLEEVSRRGILKLEEEFRLARKFVQDLRIKTPNIFREVLFLSGGNQQKVLLARWLARNPKILIMDEPTRGIDVGAKFEIRELTRSLARGGLGIIYITSEAHEALDFSSRIAVMRNGRIVAMFENPSRITKSDLIAAASGALEREVVWSGQR
- a CDS encoding ABC transporter permease; translated protein: MVKDKEATGSTIFLPSLRSLILRGGSLVGVVALSIAFASFTPHFMTLGNWLNILRLVSVVMVLASAQTMVIIAGGIDLSVGSLLAIGGCLAAVAMSYWGWGFVLGSLLGIAVATLAGLGNGVVVAKGKIPDFIATLGMLGALRGVSLLITGGLPVPSHFTATKLAGYLPQVLVFLGSGDFWVVPVPAAIGMGMVIVTWFILSRTTFGRSLYAVGGNREAARASGIDVDRIKFIVYGLAGLYCGVGGLVLVGRMNSANALMAEGIELQTIAAVVIGGTNLSGGKGSVFGTLIGAILMGVLSNGLNLLNVQPFWQRVVNGLLIIVVVVFDQWRRRLEK
- a CDS encoding Gfo/Idh/MocA family oxidoreductase → MEKVNFVLVGAGRAGMVHARNLVHYIPEANLCALVDVNLEQAQKSAEEVGVAKYYTSFEEALEKERFEAVCIASLTFTHREIIEKAALARKHIFCEKPLAQTKKEAEKIKEVVREAGIKFQIGFMRRYDPEIRKAWEMVREGKIGELVLIKSTGRGPGLPPAWIWDRSKSGGMLAEVSSHDVDSMLWFAGKKPGTIFLMAGNFKGQEAREKFPDFYDHYVLTVNFQNGPMGVVDGGCPVGYAYDARMEILGTEGMIRVGETDIPGLAWYTLEKKAIKETHSSWRNRFKEGYLEEMKSFIRCIIKNERPSPSLEDGLRVVEVIETAHQSLEMERPVLFEGEW